Proteins co-encoded in one Streptomyces sp. NBC_01571 genomic window:
- a CDS encoding phage holin family protein: protein MGELVHRASQQLTELVRGELRLAQAEMKEKGRHYGKSGGLFGGAGIVGFLMLEALVVAAIAALAVPLPVWAAALIITAVLGVIAAVLALTGKKQVSQAAPPVPEQTIDNVKADVAEIKRSAHR from the coding sequence GTGGGTGAGCTGGTGCACCGGGCTTCGCAGCAGCTGACCGAGCTGGTCCGGGGCGAACTCCGTCTGGCGCAGGCGGAGATGAAGGAGAAGGGCAGGCACTACGGCAAGAGCGGCGGGCTGTTCGGGGGCGCCGGGATCGTGGGCTTCCTGATGCTGGAAGCCCTGGTGGTCGCCGCGATCGCCGCCCTGGCCGTGCCGCTGCCGGTGTGGGCCGCGGCGCTGATCATCACCGCGGTGCTGGGCGTGATCGCCGCGGTCCTGGCTCTGACCGGGAAGAAGCAGGTCAGTCAGGCGGCGCCGCCCGTGCCCGAGCAGACCATCGACAACGTGAAGGCCGATGTGGCCGAGATCAAGAGGAGTGCCCACCGATGA